The Flavobacterium commune genome contains the following window.
TTGGTGGTACAAAAGTAACCTGGAAAACCAAAGGAAAAATGAGCTTTTTCTTTAAAATTTATTCAGCTTTAAATGGTGGTGCAGATAAAATTATCGGGACTATTTACGAAAAAAGTTTGGCGAATCTTGACAAAGCACTTGATTACGAAATCAATACTTTTTCGACTGTTAACAACGGTGTGGTTAAAAAACCAATTATGAACTATATTGGACAAACTTTTACCAGTGAACTAGTCAAAATAAACAAAAACTTCAAAATTGTAATTCCTAAGCTGACTACTTTTTGCGAAAAAAATAATATTGTTATCAACGGAAAACCTTTTATCCTTTACCACACTTATGATACAGCAAAAGGGCTTGCTAAAATCACAATTGGTATAAGTATTAAAGACGCTATATTTTTAAGTGCAGGAAGTGATATTGTAGCCGGAAAACTGGATGCATTTGAAGCTGCAAAAACCAGTTTAACAGGAGACTATTCGCACTTAAAAACAGCTTATGCTAAAACAGAAAATTATCTGAATCAGAATAAATTAACTCCAAATCCTGTTTTTTCACATTTAGAAATTTATGCTTCGGGGAAAAACGAAATCAAAAACCCATCCAAATGGCTTACTGAAGTTTATATCCCTATTGTACCAAAAGTAATTCCTCCGGTGCAAACTTATAAGCCAGCTGAAACGAACGAAATTCCTCCAGTAGAATCTCACCCAAAACCGGAAGAAGAATCTGAATTTTAAAAAATCTTTTTTTACCAATTAAACCTTAGGGTAACTTATTGTATCTAACCTAATAAAAAAACTTGCTGGACGAAAAGGAATTCATACAACAATTGTTAAACCCGAAAACGCAAAACGATGCTTTTCAAAAATTGTTGCATACCTATCAAAAACCGTTGTACAAT
Protein-coding sequences here:
- a CDS encoding SRPBCC family protein; the encoded protein is MRILKYIFLLFLLSLVASSIFVATQKGDFLVERSKIINSPKTSVYNYVNDYRNWSDFGSWTSEDPEIKINYPQNTIGKGASFNWEGKDGVGEMRTIRVLENDSIVQSMKFEGTHSTVYWNFKDTIGGTKVTWKTKGKMSFFFKIYSALNGGADKIIGTIYEKSLANLDKALDYEINTFSTVNNGVVKKPIMNYIGQTFTSELVKINKNFKIVIPKLTTFCEKNNIVINGKPFILYHTYDTAKGLAKITIGISIKDAIFLSAGSDIVAGKLDAFEAAKTSLTGDYSHLKTAYAKTENYLNQNKLTPNPVFSHLEIYASGKNEIKNPSKWLTEVYIPIVPKVIPPVQTYKPAETNEIPPVESHPKPEEESEF